The following are from one region of the Arachis duranensis cultivar V14167 chromosome 10, aradu.V14167.gnm2.J7QH, whole genome shotgun sequence genome:
- the LOC107471018 gene encoding uncharacterized protein LOC107471018 isoform X2, translated as MPLHRCHHATPRRRSSTLLLLIAKREIAVPRRRVRGSNCLTRARGARPLRRRSYFQPSSSLSFEPLSLEMPEEREMTRREKGVSHLRCCQSSCRRQKLPPPLRPAAVACSVTAPGGGSSSLCRRKTPLPPSRSTTELFSFQVMDDEVRKGLFLSV; from the exons ATGCCACTGCACCGCTGCCACCATGCCACGCCTCGCCGTCGAAGTTCGACACTGCTGCTGCTGATCGCGAAGAGAGAGATAGCAGTGCCGAGAAGGAGGGTTCGAGGGAGCAACTGCCTAACGCGAGCTAGAGGAGCTCGTCCTCTCCGTCGGAGGAGCTACTTCCAGCCATCGTCGTCGTTGTCGTTTGAGCCGCTGTCACTAGAGATGCCCGAGGAGAGAGAGATGACGCGACGGGAGAAAGGGGTAAGCCACCTGCGATGCTGCCAGAGCTCCTGTCGCCGTCAGAAGCTGCCACCACCGCTGCGTCCAGCTGCAGTCGCCTGCTCCGTCACTGCTCCTGGAGGTGGGTCGTCGAGCCTCTGCCGCCGGAAAACACCTTTGCCGCCGTCAAGATCCACTACCG aACTTTTCTCTTTTCAGGTTATGGATGACGAGGTTCGAAAGggcttatttctttctgtttag
- the LOC107471018 gene encoding uncharacterized protein LOC107471018 isoform X1, whose product MPLHRCHHATPRRRSSTLLLLIAKREIAVPRRRVRGSNCLTRARGARPLRRRSYFQPSSSLSFEPLSLEMPEEREMTRREKGVSHLRCCQSSCRRQKLPPPLRPAAVACSVTAPGGGSSSLCRRKTPLPPSRSTTVLVTIAGVGLPLPLEVAAEAAAKLVQRPPLLCFVVTVSIYISKTFALVFCSV is encoded by the exons ATGCCACTGCACCGCTGCCACCATGCCACGCCTCGCCGTCGAAGTTCGACACTGCTGCTGCTGATCGCGAAGAGAGAGATAGCAGTGCCGAGAAGGAGGGTTCGAGGGAGCAACTGCCTAACGCGAGCTAGAGGAGCTCGTCCTCTCCGTCGGAGGAGCTACTTCCAGCCATCGTCGTCGTTGTCGTTTGAGCCGCTGTCACTAGAGATGCCCGAGGAGAGAGAGATGACGCGACGGGAGAAAGGGGTAAGCCACCTGCGATGCTGCCAGAGCTCCTGTCGCCGTCAGAAGCTGCCACCACCGCTGCGTCCAGCTGCAGTCGCCTGCTCCGTCACTGCTCCTGGAGGTGGGTCGTCGAGCCTCTGCCGCCGGAAAACACCTTTGCCGCCGTCAAGATCCACTACCG TTTTAGTCACCATCGCCGGAGTCGGGTTGCCGCTGCCGCTTGAGGTGGCTGCCGAGGCCGCTGCCAAATTGGTTCAGAGACCGCCGTTGCTTTGTTTTGTCGTTACAGTTAGTATTTACATTTCAAAAACCTTCGCGTTAGTGTTCTGCTCCGTGTAA